The sequence CGAATTTTAGGAAATGCCTATTCTCCAACGACAATCAGTCGTATTACCGATGTAGTGAAGGAAGACATCGAGAAATGGCACAATCGTCCTCTACATCAGCGTTATTCGGTTTTATATTTGGATGGTTTATACGTAAAACTTCGTCGCGAAACCGTGGAGAAAGAAGTCATTTATGTGGTGTTAGGGGTGAACGAAGAAGGATATCGCGAAATTCTTGATTTCTTTGTGGGAGGACAAGAAAGCGCCTATGTATGGCAGGAAATCCTTCAACACCTCTATCAAAGAGGCGTCAAGGAAGTGCTTCTGGGCGTATTCGATGGACTACCGGGGTTGGAGGAAGCCTTTAAGGCGGTTTATCCGAAAGCCGATGTGCAGCGTTGTGTCGTTCACAAAGTCCGTAACACCCTCAGCCGTGTTCGGAAAAAAGATCAATTTGAAGTGGCAGAGGATCTCAAACTGATTTATCGCGCGCCGAATAAGGAGATGGCGTTACAAATGTTTCAACAGTTTGAGTCGAAATGGTCCAGCAAGTATCCGAGAGAAGTTCAATCTTGGGCCAATGAGTTGGATGTCCTCCTTACATTTATGGATTATCCAAGCAGTATTCGAAGTGTGATTTATACGACCAATGCCATCGAACGAACGATCAAGGAAATTCGGAAACGCCTAAAACCGATGAACAGTTTGAATAGTTTAGAAGCCGCTGAAAAAATCGTGTATTTGACCATTCAAGATTTTAATGAGAAATGGGCAGGGCGAAAGTTGCGAGGATTTGCCGAAGCGCATGAAGCCCTTCAACGAATGTTTGAAGAACGTTATTGTTAACCAAATATTGTAAATAAACAAAATAGGGGGATTCTCCCTTTCCACACAAGAGACTGAATATTCAGTCTCTTGTGTGGAGGAAACCAGTCTCCCCTCTATTCTAAATCTATTTCAGAGATACCCTATCTATTTTACATTACACAAAATTCTTGACGGTACCCATCAGGAGGAAGGGCTACAATTTATAAATAAAATAATACAGTTACAACATAATAAACCTTCTTTAGAAAAAACGGAATGTGTTATTGAACATGAGGCAATGAGAGGAATGGCTTAAAAAATGATAAACCAGACCAATTTCTATAACCTTTTCACTTTTGATAATAAAGGGAGGAACGAAAATTGGAGAACATTTTGGAATTGGACAATGTGTGTAAAGTTTTTAATGGCTTTGCTTTACAAAATGTTAGTTTTTCTCTCAAAAAGGGCTATATTATGGGATTTATTGGCCCAAACGGTGCTGGGAAAAGTACTACGATCCGCTGTATTATGGATCTCGTACATATTGACAGTGGTAATATTAAGCTGTTTGGTGTAGATTATCATAAAAATTTGAAAGCATTAAAGCAGCGCGTTGGGTTTGTCTATGATCAAGATGTCTTTTTTGAGGATTTAAGTGTGGAAAAAAATAAAAAAATTATCTCGTTACACGGCTGTTGATTATCCAAAATTAGGCATACTCCTCCCATATATTCGGGCATACTCAAATAAGACAGCTGCCATCTCGGATTTCCATTCGAGAGGAAGTTGCCCAGAGAAAAAACGACGGACAAACGAAAGAAAGGTAAGGGACGAGGTTGTCCGTTTTTCCGTTCGATGATATAGCCATCTCAGTAACACATAAGCGATAAATGCCGCAAAAAGTTGGTTGTATACCGCATGCTCGTTGGTGCCAAATAAGGTCGGAACGTTTAGATATTGCTTGATCCATCGGAAAAACACTTCCACTGTCCAACGTTCTTGATACATCTCGGCAATCTTTTCCGCCGATGCCTCTAAGACGTTCGTGACCACACGGATTTCATGCCCGTTCGCATCCTGAAAGATCACGACGCGATGGCGCTTTTTGGAACGACATTGTTTCGTTCCTAACTGGCAAGTAAAATCCGCCACAATAGAAGAAGAGGAGGAAGAAAGGCGCTTTAGGCTCTTTTTTTGATGGATCTCGACATTGTCTTTCATCCGAATCACAAACGGTTGCTTCTGTTCGACAAACCGATCGAGGCGTTCAATTTTAAAGTACGCTCGATCTTCGACAAGAACCGTTTGTACGTCTGTGAGCCGCTCTCCCACCGGTCCATCGTGGCGCAACCCTACGGTTTCTACGATGTCGCTCGGCATTTGTTGCTCAGGGGAATACGCGACGTGCATTTTCACTCCGGATCGTTCCCCATGATAGGGTGCCCATGTCAGGCGGTTTTTCCCCACGGTGACGGTCGTGGAGTCTACTATACGCAATGCTTTTGGAAAGCGAAGCGAACGGCGGGTTTGGCGATTGCACTTAGAAACAACCAAAGCAAATAAGCGCTTCATCACCTCGTACGGAACTTCTTTCGCTTTCTTAGAAACCGTCGAGTAATGAAACGTCGGCAATCCGTACATTTTCGCCACATCGGCACCATGACGGAAACTTTTCCATTCGTGAAGTGCCGCCAGCAGAAAAAAATCAACCAACGTGCGCACCGTAAACGTCCGCGAAGTGTCATGGTAGCCAACGGCTTCGGTAATCGACTGGAGATCTTCATCAGAAACAATTTTTTGCATCAAATTTGGGAGTGTGGTATGCTTGTGCATAGAGAGCACCTCCTAGGTTTGTTTGTGTTGTTACTTACATTCTACAGGAAAGGTGCTCTTTTTTCTATGTTTTTTATGGATATTATTGGTTAATCAACACGCCTGGTATTATTTAGTGAAATCTAATAATAATAATAAATAGGAATTCCTCTTGGATTTATAATTTCAAAGGTTGAAAGAAGGAGGGGAAATGCTTTGCTTCGTTTAATTTTAAAAGATTTATATACACAAAAAAAATTGTTTATTTTTCACCTCTATTATCATTACCATATTTTCTTTCAATGGGTAAAAATATCTCTGGTTCAAATTTTATTACGATCGTAATATACAGCTTATGTATTGCATTTATTGCTTATTTTATGGCAATGTATACCAATTTTAATACAGGAGAAAGTGAAATAAATCAAAATAGGCTTATTCTTAGTTTACCCGTTACGAGACGTTCTGTTATCAATGCAAAATACATAATGATTAGTGTATGGTGGTTATTTTCATATACTTCTCATATTTTGATATTTATTTTAATGAATGTGGTTGATACCAGTATGACTTTTAATCAATTGCTTGATATGAAAGTATTGTTGCTTTCATTGTGTTTTACCTATCTTTTAATGTCTATTTTCTATCCACCTCATATTTCGCACCTTGGTAGGGCGGAACAAAAGGATTTTTTATTCAGTTTTTTAGAATAACTTTTAAACCAACACCAAAAGCGATGGTATCCTTTTTTTACCATCGTTGGTCGTTCTTTATCCCATTAGACGTAAATGCTCTCGTCCATCCCTAATCCTTGCAGAATCCTTCGCTGCTCGTACGTGAGCGGTTGACCTAACGCGCGTTGAATTCGTCCATCCGGCAGTTCCAACAGGACGACTCTGACATACCAAAACAATTGAAAAATCGCTTGTCCGGTCGGTCGGGTCAGTTTCCGGCCTCCCGCGCCCTTTAATGGGTGTTCCGGGGTGATGAACTGACGCACCCGGCGCTGGAAGACGCGGTAAATCGCCAAGGCCAACAGAAACAAATAGCCCAATACCGCGAC comes from Anoxybacillus flavithermus and encodes:
- a CDS encoding IS256 family transposase, with protein sequence MSKSIPNVDWANQLESVIRQFVKEKLELIMREEIKHFLEIEQAGTSNMRNGYYQRNLDTQYGRIEGLLVPRDRNGEFQTQLFAPYQRHTGWLEEAVIKMYQSGMSTREIGKFIERILGNAYSPTTISRITDVVKEDIEKWHNRPLHQRYSVLYLDGLYVKLRRETVEKEVIYVVLGVNEEGYREILDFFVGGQESAYVWQEILQHLYQRGVKEVLLGVFDGLPGLEEAFKAVYPKADVQRCVVHKVRNTLSRVRKKDQFEVAEDLKLIYRAPNKEMALQMFQQFESKWSSKYPREVQSWANELDVLLTFMDYPSSIRSVIYTTNAIERTIKEIRKRLKPMNSLNSLEAAEKIVYLTIQDFNEKWAGRKLRGFAEAHEALQRMFEERYC
- a CDS encoding ATP-binding cassette domain-containing protein, which gives rise to MENILELDNVCKVFNGFALQNVSFSLKKGYIMGFIGPNGAGKSTTIRCIMDLVHIDSGNIKLFGVDYHKNLKALKQRVGFVYDQDVFFEDLSVEKNKKIISLHGC
- a CDS encoding IS4 family transposase gives rise to the protein MHKHTTLPNLMQKIVSDEDLQSITEAVGYHDTSRTFTVRTLVDFFLLAALHEWKSFRHGADVAKMYGLPTFHYSTVSKKAKEVPYEVMKRLFALVVSKCNRQTRRSLRFPKALRIVDSTTVTVGKNRLTWAPYHGERSGVKMHVAYSPEQQMPSDIVETVGLRHDGPVGERLTDVQTVLVEDRAYFKIERLDRFVEQKQPFVIRMKDNVEIHQKKSLKRLSSSSSSIVADFTCQLGTKQCRSKKRHRVVIFQDANGHEIRVVTNVLEASAEKIAEMYQERWTVEVFFRWIKQYLNVPTLFGTNEHAVYNQLFAAFIAYVLLRWLYHRTEKRTTSSLTFLSFVRRFFSGQLPLEWKSEMAAVLFEYARIYGRSMPNFG
- a CDS encoding ABC-2 transporter permease; its protein translation is MVYFSPLLSLPYFLSMGKNISGSNFITIVIYSLCIAFIAYFMAMYTNFNTGESEINQNRLILSLPVTRRSVINAKYIMISVWWLFSYTSHILIFILMNVVDTSMTFNQLLDMKVLLLSLCFTYLLMSIFYPPHISHLGRAEQKDFLFSFLE